In Lewinella sp. 4G2, the sequence TTGCAGCACCACCCCCTGGTCCGGCAAATTGTGCGCCGGCGTCGAGCCACCCAGCCAGTCGATAAGGAAAGGTTGGGGAGAAATGAGGGGCGTGGCACCGGGGTCGGTCAGTTTCCAGTGGAGGGTAGACCCATCGGCCCGGGTGCGGCTGCCCGCCTCGAAAGGTTGGTTGGTAATGGGTTGGCCGTCTTCGCCGGTGAGAATTGCTCCATCAGTGACGGCCCAGGCCCAGCGGGTGAGGCGGCCGCTGGTCGTGACCGGTAGGCCATCCGTTCCCATCCAGCGGGGTTGCAGGTTAGGGTCGGCACTGGGGTCGGCGGCCAGTAATTCCAAATAGGTATTGGGGCCAATCCGGAGCAGGCGGTTCATCGTCCCCCGATTGAGGTGGCGACCGACATCCGAAAAGGTGACGTGAAGCGCTACCTCCAGCAAGGCAGTGGTTGCCGCTAGATCGTGGGTGACGTAAACGAGGTGATCGATCATATAATTAGGATGACGTAGATGCTAAATAAAGAAAGCTGCACCTGGTTGTTGGCTGGCGATAAATTTTAATGGGAGCACTAAAAAGCAGCAGGAGCGCATACCGATCTCAAACAAAATACTTACGCTCGATCGCTCTGCCGTACAATCGACGGAGACAGTCAAGTCCCGAGCGAATTAATCATCTGGATGACGCATCGCGACAAAATTTACGTAGTTTGCAGCGTCTTAACTTTTTCACTTGCTTTCACGTCACCCCGCATTTGGGTCGATCGTACTAACTGGAACACCAAATCTTACTAACGGTATTATAAAATTCCCGGATGGTCTCCGGCGGATTTGCGGTGCCGTTTTGTCTTGCACGACTGGTTACTACGTGAAGACGTGGAGCGTAATCAACTCCTATGTCTAATAGCTTTACCAAATTACTTTTTCTGTTACTCGCAACGTTCGGCCTGTCGTTAACCGTGACGGCCCAGCGTAACTGTGGTTCGATGGACGTCCTCGAACAACAGATCCAGGCGGACCCCGCGCGGGCCGCTAACCTCGAAGCCCTCGAGAAATTCACTCGGTCCTTTAAGGTTCAGGAAGGTCAGAAGGCCATTCTCACCATCCCCGTCGTGGTGCACGTAGTCTACCGGACCAACACTGAGAACATCTCCCTCAGCCAGATCCAGAGCCAGATGCAGGTGCTCAATGATGACTTCCGCCGCCTCAACGCGGATGCCGACGGCCGTTGGTCACAAGCCGCCGACACGGAGATCGAATTCTGCCTCGCGACGGTGGACCCGAACGGGAACGCAACGGATGGCATCATCCGGAAATCCACCAACGTAAATGGCTTCGGTACGAATGATGCCGTAAAACGCGCCAGCTCCGGCGGCTCCAATGCCTGGCCGGCAGCCGACTACATGAATATGTGGGTCTGTAACGTCGGTGGTGGCATCCTCGGCTACGCCCAGTTCCCCGGCGGCCCCGCCGCTACGGACGGCGTGGTGATGGATTACCGCTACTTCGGCACGGTGGGCACGGCGACGGCGCCCTTCAACCTGGGCCGGACGGCTACTCACGAGGTGGGCCACTACCTCAACCTACGCCACATCTGGGGCGACGGTGGTTGTGGTGCCAGCGACTTCGTCAGTGACACGCCCGATAGCGACGGCCCCAACTACGGTTGCCAGCCCAACAGCGCGGGTTGCGGCACTACGGATATGGTCCAGAATTACATGGATTACTCCGATGACGGCTGTATGAATCTCTTTACGGCCGGGCAGCGGAACCGGATGCAGGCGGCCCTCCAGGGCTCCCGCTCCAGCCTTCTATCTTCCGGCGCCTGCGGAACGCCCGGTGGCGGCGGCGGCGGCGGTGGCAGCTGTACAGATACCGAGGTAACCCTTACCCTCATTACGGACCGTTATGCTTCCGAGACTTCCTGGACGCTGACGGGCCCCGGTGGCGTCGTGGCTTCTGGCTCCGGCTACAGCAACAGCACCTCGAATACGGAAACCTTCTGCCTGCCCGACGGCTGTTACGACTTCACGATCAACGATAGCTACGGCGACGGTATCTGCTGTGCTTACGGCAATGGCTCATACGCCCTTTCCGGTGGCGGCGTCAATGAATCCGGCGGCAGCTTCGGTTCCACTGAGACTAAGAGCTTCTGCGTGGGTGGCGGTGGCGGCCCGACCCCTACCTGTAATGATGGTGTACAAAATGGCGACGAAACCGGTGTTGATTGTGGTGGCTCCTGCACACCCTGTAATACCGGCGGTGGCGGTTGCTCCGACGTCACGTTGACCTCGGACAACTTCGAATCCAACTACGGCAACTGGAACGACGGTGGTTCGGATTGCGTCCGCAGTACCATCCGCCCCATTCAGGGTGCCCGGAGCGTTTACCTCCGCGATAACACCTCTACGTCCGTACTAACTTCCGATCCGCTGGACCTCCGCGATTTCGAAGAGTTGACGGTGGACTTTAGCTACTACCCTTACTCAATGGAAAACGGCGAAGACTTCTGGCTCCAGATCGATAACGGCAGCGGCTTCCAGACCGTCGCTACCTGGGCACGGGGAACGGACTTTAACAACAATACGCTCTACCAGGAATCAGTGACGGTAACGGGTAACTTCGGTGCCAACGTCCGGGTACGCTTCCGCTGTGACGCTTCCGGGAACCGGGACTACGTCCACCTGGACAACATCGTACTCGGTGGTTGCGCCAACGGCAATGCTCGCCGTATTCCGATGCGCTCGCCCTCCACTGACTTTGAGCCGGCAGAATCCGACGACTTTACGGAGGATATTTCCATCAACGTGTACCCGAACCCCGCCCGGGGTGCCTTTACGGTAGACGTGAACGAGGGAGGCCTGCAGGCTCACCTCACGGATATTTCCGGCCGTCTGCTACTGAAAGCGCAGTTGACGGAAGGCACGAACCGCATTGAAGCCGGCGATCTGGCCGAAGGCATCTACCTCCTCGTCGTGGAAGATGGTGACGGCTTCCGCGAGGTGACGAAGGTGGTGCTGCGGTAACCCGGAGTAACCAAGCCTTCACCTTCGGGTGAACACTAAAGCAGCCCGGCTACGAATGATCGTAGCCGGGCTGCTCTATTTAAGGAGGATTCTAGATGGTGCCTCTACTTACAACCAGCGTAGGAAGTCGATGATGACCTTGCCCCAGGTTTCGGGGTTGTGCTGCCCGTCGGGCACTTCTACGTAGGTGAAGTCCGTGTTTTCGCGGAGCCCTTTTTCGGTAAGGGCGGCCATGAGTTGGAGGGTATCGTCGATGGCGTCGATGATCCCATTATTGTTCCGGTCGGAAGTTTCGTCGTCAGTACCGGCCATGAACCAGAAGCGGACGGGTGGGGCCTTTTTTGCTTTGCGTACGTAATCGTGCACGATCAGGTCGCGGTCGGGGAACTTTTTGGTGAAGGCTTTCTTCCGCCACCAGAGGGAGCCGCTGAAGATGCCGGCGGCGCCGAACTCCGAGGGGTTGTGCCAGGCCAGGTCGAAGGCACTAAGGCCACCAAGGCTGAAGCCGGCAATGGCACGCTTGCCGGGGTTGTGAAAGATGTTGTACCGGTCCTCCAACCAGGGGATGAGCTCTTCGCGCAGGAAGGTCTGGTATTGCTCGGACTGGTCGCCACGTTGTTGGTAATCCAGCCGGCCGGCCGTGCCGTATTCCCGCATCCGATCTCCAGCGTGGACGCCGACGATGAGGACGTTGCTCAGTACGTCATCGTTATACGCTTGGCGGAGTTGGTCCTCGAGGTTCATCCGTGCTAAATCCTGCCCGTCGTTGAAAACCACGAGGGAGAGCAGGCGCCAGGGAGGTACGGCGGGGCGGTAGACGTCGATCATCACGTCACGGTCCAGGGCGTGGCCGGGCATCAGGAAGGACCGTTTAATGACCTGGCGGCGGCTGGAGAGCACGCTGCCGAGAATTTGCCGGACGTAGGAAAAAGCCATGTAGATCGGGTGGTTAAGCGTTGGTGCCCACGAGTTATGGCACCATTGCTACTCGGAACGTAGCAGCTTGGGAGCGGGTTTCAAGTGTTTGCAAAATAGTCTTGGCTCGTGCGTTTAATTCCGGTGCCGTCCGCTTGGTCATTTTCTCCTCCCCATTACGTGGCACCCGCGGCAGCGCCCGGATGAAAAGTGCGGGAGCGCAGACCTGATTTTTTAGAATCGCTGATTACCTTGTGGGCATACACCCCGCACAATGAAAGAGACGTATACCGAATTTTACAGCCACCATCTGGGCCACAACGTAAAGATGCTCACCTTTGGCGACCGTGGGTACCCGCTGGTGATCTTCCCAACGACGCTGGGCAGCTACTTTGAAGCGAAGGATCGGGGGATGATCGAAAGCATCCGGTGGTTCGTAGAGCGGGGGTTCATCCAGGTATTTTGCCCGGATAGTATTAACAACGAGAGTTGGTACGCAAAGATCCACCCGCGGCACAAGGTGTTGCGCCACATTCAGTACGACCGCTTTCTGGCCGAGGAATTTATCCCCCAGATCCGTTGGAACACCGGCACGGGGAAAGTAGCCTGTTGCGGCATCAGCTTCGGAGGGTTCAGCGCGAGCAACTTCGCTTTCCGCCACCCGGAGATGGTGAGCCACCTGATCTGTTTGAGCGGTGCCTTCAGCATCAAATCCTTCATGCACGGGTACTACGACGATGACGTGTATTTCAACAACCCGGCTGACTTCGTGCAGGGCGCCAACGACCCCGCGATCTGGGAGATGAACATCATCCTCGGAACGAGCAACTGGGATATCTGCCTGGATAACAACCTGAAGTTCAGCAAAACCTTACGGGAACGCAACATCCCCCACTGGCTCGACGTGCGGGGCGACGTGGAGCACGACTGGCCGCTGTGGTTAGAAATGCTGCCGCACTACGTGAGTTTTATTAAGTAGAGACTGGCGACTAGCTATCTAAGGTCTACTCAAACTGTACTTGCACCATATCCTCCTCCTGAATGCTGAGAAGGGATGCGGCGCGGCCAGAATTGATGGCTACCTCGAGGAAGCCATCCGAACTGAAGCGGCAGAGGGTCTCCCCCTGCTCCACGTCGTGGTAATCCTCACTCAGGTGGACGAGGGGCACCATTCGTTTAATCAGTAGCTGAAAGGGGCGGCCCTGGCCGATCTCATCAAAACGGTCGCGGGTAATGTTGGTCGTTACGTTATCGTAACGGTCGATGAAACTGACGGTGCCGCGGATGTAGTCCGGACCAATGACGGGCTGAAAGGCCAACCGTTCGGTAAATTTCTTAAGGGGCAGGCCGACTTCGTAAAAGGGCTTTTCCTCCGCGATGTGGCCGATCGCCTTGGCGTAAATAGCGGGTAGGGAGGTGATGCCCTTGAGGCCGTCCAGCACGTAGGTTTCTTCCGGCGTCTCGTCGAAGATCAGGCTGAACATTCCATTATCGGGCCCGACGAAGAAGTGGCGATCGTGCAAGATGGCCAGGAACCGGCTCTTCACCTTGTAGAAGTCGTTGACGCTGAGCAGGTGGATCGTGCCTTCCGGAAATTGCCGCCACACCCGTTTAAAGATGAAGGCGGCCCGCACGATATCGTAGGGTGGTATTTCGTGGGTGACGTCCACCAACCGGCACGACGGGGCGGCCGTGATTAGGTGAGCCTTCAGCCGGGGGAGGTGAAAGTCTTCGTGGCCAAAATCCGTAGTAAGAGTAATGACGGGTGTGTTCGGTTGAGCCATGGCAGGAGTTGGGCCGGAGGTACGCTGTTCGTTTGTCGGCAAGCGAAGGTACGGCGAAAGGGCTTGGCGGGTGGAGGCACTTTGTTAGTCCCATTCTCTCTTGAAAAGCGCGTGGAGTGCCCCTGGATGAGTCCTTCACGCCGCAACCTTTAGGCCGCCTTTCCCGTTTGCTTGGCCTGAGTCAGTACCTAAATTCGGGTGCGACGTAAACCTATTCGTTTGAGCGAAATCGAACTCTCCATCAGTGGCGTAGATCCGCTGGCCCTATTGGGTGGAAACAATAAGAAACTTAACATAATTCGCGATGGCTTCCCCGACGTCAAAATCACGCAGCGGGGCACCAACGTCAAGATCAAGGGCGGTCCGAAGGACTCCCAAAAGGTAAAGCACCACCTCGAGCTCATGATGCGCCTGTTGCAGGATAACCGCGAGCTCACTACCCAAACCGTAGAGGATATTATGGCGGGAGAAAACCCCTTCATCACCAAACTAGGCCCCGGGGCGTCCAACAAAACCATTTTGTACGGACTGAGTGGCAAGCCCATCAAAGCCCGTACCGCCAACCAGGCTAAACTCGTGGAATCCGCGGCGAAGAACGACATCGTCTTTGCCGTCGGGCCCGCCGGTACCGGTAAGACGTACACCGCCGTGGCGCTGGCCGTCCGGGCACTGAAGACGAAGGCCGTTAAGAAGATCATCCTCACCCGCCCCGCCGTCGAGGCCGGAGAGAGCCTTGGTTTCTTGCCGGGTGATCTGCAGGACAAGATCGACCCCTACCTACGCCCGCTTTACGATGCGTTGGACGATATGATCCCCGCTGACCGGCAAGCGAAATTCCGGGAGGAGCGCATTATTGAGATCGCTCCCCTCGCCTACATGCGGGGCCGGACGCTGGACAACTGTTTCGTCATCATGGACGAAGCTCAGAACACGACCACCAGCCAGCTAAAGATGTTTTTGACGCGCCTCGGCCCTTCGGCAAAGGCGATCATCACCGGAGACTTGAGCCAGGTAGATTTGCCACGTAATCAGCAGTCCGGTCTGCGCCGGGCGGTGAAGATCCTCGGCCCCATTAAGGGCGTTGGCGTAGTGAAGTTGACGGCTGATGACGTTGTCCGCCACCGGTTGGTTAAATCCATCATCAAAGCATACGACGCGGATGATAAGGAAGAAGGCCGCGGCAAATACGCCGACCGGGATGGTGGGACGTTTGAGCGTTTGGGGGCGCCGGCGCGTTCGCGGGATGGGAGAGAGGACAGATAAGCCAACTGTTCCACACATCACAATTCCACTGAAAGCCAACTACCTAAGTAGTTGGCTTTCAGTTTTTTACCTTAATTTTAAGTGATAATTCTGACAAATTTTGCGTCAGCGAGGTCTTTTAAGTGATTGATCCTTATTCCTATTGCAGGCTGACCTTTGCAAGGCAACGGCAATTTGCTTTTCCCCAGGGAGTAATCTAACCCTGAATAATGGATCATCAGCCCTCGTTCATAGGCTGTCCATCCGATTAGGCCTGGGGTGAATTACTGGCGCTCAATTACTTAACCACCAAAACACAATGCTTTGGAAGCTATATTAGGATTACTTAGTCCAGAACAGGTTGACCTTATCCTGGACACTTACGATTCTCTTGAAACCTGGTACAATCAGGTCATCATCACTATTGGAGATACAATTGACAGCATCGTGATTGAGGACGTACTACTTTAAGCGTATCGTTGGTGCCCCATCGGGTCACTTTACCCCCGCCAAGTGCCGCATGATGATCTGCCAGAGGTTTTCGTAGACGATGATCTCCAAATCATTCTGTGGCCCGGTTGCCAGCGCCTCCCGCATGCGGGTGAGGGTGCGGGCAGATTTCCGTTCCGCCGCGATACTGTTGAAATTGGCCTGGATAACGATCAGTAACAATTTGAAGAAAGCGTTATTTCTGAGGTTATTATCATCTTTTAGGTAACGGTTGCAGTAGATGGCCAAGGCATCCGTTCGGTCGATGACCGCATCGTATTTACCCTGGAGAATAAGGATCACCGCCTGAAGGATCAGGATTTGAATGTTCGTCCCCTGCTTATTGCGGATGTTGGCCGGCACGTTGTTGAGGAAACTACTCAGCCGGAACCGTTTGATCTTGGGCCAGCCCGGCCGCACCACGATCTCACCGGCCAGGATGAGCATTTGGATATAAGCGGTGAGGATGGTCCAGAATTCCTGGTGGCGGGCCGTCAGCAGTTTCTTCAGGCCACGTTTTTCCACCTCGGCGTAGGCCTGATAGGCATGGTCGTAGTTTTCGGTGAGCAAACTTAGCCGGATGGTGTATTCGTAGAGTTTGAGCTCGTTGATCGTCCCGCGCGGCACCCACTGGCTGGCGGCTTCGATTTGTTTTTGCCCCAGGGCGAAATCACGCAGCTTAGTGGTGCAGTCCACCCGCACGAGTGCCAGCATGGCGATGGAAGTCATGCTCACACCGTGACAGCGTTGAATGGCTTCCATTCCCTTTTCGGCGCTGTGGATGGCTTCCAGGTATTTGCCCTGGTACATATAGCTGGCCAGTTCCGTTTGGGTGAACATCGTTTGCACTAGCGACACGTTCGGGTTGCGTTGCTGAAGTGGGCGATCCAACTCCGTGAACTTGGCGGCCATTTCACCGATCTTCAGGGGCGACCGGTGGTTGGCATACACCTGGTTCCTGATGGCCCGGTAGTGGGCCGTGATAACGTCGAGGTCCTGACAAACCTTACTATAGTGCAGGTATAAATCGTGGTACTTGGTGAAGAGTTGTTCGTTATAGGCGACACCCAGATAGAGGCTACTGAGTACATCTACCAGACCAAAGTTGAGCCGTGCATTCTCGTAGTGTTGTACCCGGCGAAAGGTTTGGGAGGCCACCTCACGGGCGGCGGAATACAGGCGGCGCCGGGTTAAGATCCGGGCCACTTCGAGTTGCCGATAGCCGTGTTCGTAGGCTTCGTCGTAAGTCCGGTATTTTGGTTGCATGGCCTGGTTGATCAGGATGGCCTTGATCAGGTAGCGGTTCAGCCGGCTCCGGATGGCGCGGTACCGATTATCAGTCGTAGCGACTTCCCCTCCGTAGAGTTGATCGACGGCCATTTGCTCCGTGCCCCCGGCTTGGAGGATGGAATGCAGGGTAAACACCAGGGTGTTTTTTTGCTGCTCGGTCTCCCCCATCGCCGTGAGAAGTGCCTCGGGGCTCACGTGGGGCACAAGTTCAAGGGTTGTATTCATCGATCTAAGGTAGAAAATGAATCACAATCCATTAACTTTATCCTACTACAATCAACTGACAATCAACTATATAAATTTTTTAACTTCCTGAAATAGGGGGAAAACAGGCGTCACCAATCACTGTTTTTTGATTGTTTTCCACGCTCAGCTTGCCCCTACCTTGGTACCATCAAAGAATCACAGCACCTGTACTGACTGGAATCACACAGTGCTACTGGCCCGCAAGGGTTTATACGTTTGAGTTGTTGTTTAGTATTTAGTTGGTGCCATGGCCACGTTTCTCATGAAAGATTGAAGACGACCCAATAATGGCCATGGCACCTTTTTTAGCCCTCTTAGAATTGCACCTCCCATTCACATTCACGGCTAGTATTTGCCCCGCAGCTAACGAACCTTGTTAGCCGGGGCTTCGTGTTTACTTGCCCTTCTGCACGGCACCCGCGGCAGCGCCATATTTCTACATTTGTGCCCCTACAACTGCCTCAACTAGTCTGCTAAAGACCCTACCCACAGGGCATTAGCCGAATTAGACGAGTTGGCGCTGACGCAGGTGCCAGGTAATTGGGGAAATAAAGCCAGCCCTAAAAATTTTGGGGCGGACAACGAACAAACTTGAGTGCCGACGCGCTTAATTGGCAGGGATAACACGAAGTTGCCCCGCTCACATAACCAAAATCTAAGCATAATGAACAACCAGAATAACGACAGCTCTAAAGGATGGGCACTTGGATTCGGCCTGCTCGCCGGTATCGCGGTAGGTTACTACCTCAACTCTAACGAAGGACGCGCCGCCCGCCGCAAAGCTCAGGTTCGTTTCGACGAATACGGCAACCAAATCTCCGAGTACAGCACCCAAGTATCCACCCGCGCCAGCGAACTCGCCGCAGAAGCAAAGAACAAAGGCCAGGAATACGTAAACACCGCCAAAGTAAAGGGCCAGGAGTACGTAGAGACCGCCAAAACGCAACTCGCTTCCGGTAAGGAATGGGCTACGGAAACAGCCGGCACCGTAAAATCTACCGTAACGACCCAGGTGAACAGCCTTAAGTCTGGCGCCACTGAATCCGCCAACTCCGTTGCTGACAGCTTCAAGAGGGGTATGGACAAAGCAAAGAACAATATTGACGGCAAGGCCGACAAAATTGAAGAGATCGTAAAGGCCTAATTCGGCCCCACATCGCAAGTAAGGAAATAGCCGTGGTGCAGTTGCACGACGGCTATTTCTGTTTCTATTCCACGCTGAGCACCCGTGTTCATATTTTTTTCGTGCTGCTGCGCACAGATGCCAACCCGGGCCGTTAGATCAATAGCCATTACTGAACCAGCAAACACTCCTTTTGATATGTTGAGACCAAGACAAGCACCCCTTGCGGAGCAAGTAGGCGAGACCGTGGGCTACGTTGCCGAGATATTTGACCGGAAGGTGGAGAGCATTAAGATCAGTGTAGCGGAAACCTCCGCCTCTACAATTTCCGGCGTCATCATGGGTTTAGTCCTCGCAACGTTGGGATTGATCCTATTCATCTTTTCGCTCGCCACGCTGGGGTTCTGGATTGCGGGCATGGAAGAAGCCGTTAAAGGTTTTGGTATTGTCTGCCTAATCCTCCTGGGTCTGCTGATTTTGATCTTCCTGCTTCGAAATGTCCTGATCGTAAATCCAGCCGTGCGGAAGATCATTGCCATCTTTTTCCCCGAAGACCCAGAGGCTGAGAAAAAGCCAACCGTGACCAAGCAAATTGAAACGACATGAGTGAATCTAAGCACATCCACACCTTCCAGGAACTTGAAGAACGCAAGCGTGAATTAGAGCTGGAAGTAGAAGTATCCAAACGAGAGCTGGCCCACAGCCTCGGAACGAGTAAGGTAAATTTGAATGATTTCCTACTCAAAAAAGTAGCTCTCCCAATCGGTGGAGCTATTGCTGGCGTGTACCTGATCTCCAAACTAACGGGCGGAAAGAAAAACGAGCCTACTCACGAATACCACGAGAAGACGATCGTCCGGGAAGTTCCAGCGGGCGACGAGGTGGCCAAATACCACTACCCCGTGCCACCCCCGCGGGAAGAACGCCGGCAACAGGCTGCTTCGGGATACGCTGCTCGCCAACCGGCCTACCAACGCCCGACTCCTGAGCGTAAGCAGAAAACGGATGGTCTGGACGTGAGCCAGAAGGACAAAAGCAACCTGGTCAATCTGGCAACTATTGCCTCCGTAGCCAAGATTGCCGTCCCCGCGGTAAAAATGATCATCAAGGCGGTGAAGGACCACCAGGATAAGCAGTTGGCCCGTAATACGGATGGCGTGCCTAACATTTAGCAGCCACCTAGCTTTATTTTGTAGCGATCAATTATTCCGCCCTATGAGCCGTGGCTTCGTCAAAGAATCGGACCAGGAAGAGCTCCCCCTCATCCCCGCCCGGGCGCCACTGCCCGCTGGTGTGACCAATTACGTGACGCCAACTGGTTTGCGGGCGCTACGGGCTGAACGGGAAGAGCTGGAAGCCGAAAAGGCTGCCCTCCCCACCACCAACGAAGACGAACACCGCCGTGCGACTACGGTAATCGATGGCAAACTGGCCTTACTGAACCAACGCATCACCGGCGCCCGCCCGGTGGATCTGCGAAAGCAACCAGAGGGAGAAGTCCGTTTTGGCGCTACGGTGCACATTACTTTTTTGAAGAATAGTGCCCAACAACAATTCCAAATTGTAGGCGTAGACGAGGCCGACGTGAAGAACAACAAATTGGCCTTCACCGCGCCGATCGTCCGGGCGCTCACTGGTTTGTACGAAGGCGAGGTAGCCGATTTCAACCTCGGCGGTGAAACCAGGCAGATCCGGGTGGATAAGATCAGCTACGGGTTGAACTGACTACCCGCTTATTGCTTACCCATTGTAGCATTTCCTTTCGCAAAAGTTTTTCCAAAAGCTCCTACGAAACCAACTGGTGCAGCATCTTAGCCTGACCAGCAACCCCTAACCATGGCCTTCAAGATCCACTCCCCTTTCTCCCCAACCGGCGATCAGCCACAGGCCATCAAGGAATTGGTGCACAACGTTGAACAGGGGGAGCGCGGGCAGGTCCTGCTGGGGGTAACCGGCTCGGGTAAGACCTTTACGATGGCCAACGTCATCGCGCAGTTGAACCGGCCCACGTTGGTGCTGACCCACAATAAAACCCTTACGGCACAGCTGTACGGAGAATTCACGGAGTTCTTCCCCAATAACGCGGTGG encodes:
- a CDS encoding VOC family protein; its protein translation is MIDHLVYVTHDLAATTALLEVALHVTFSDVGRHLNRGTMNRLLRIGPNTYLELLAADPSADPNLQPRWMGTDGLPVTTSGRLTRWAWAVTDGAILTGEDGQPITNQPFEAGSRTRADGSTLHWKLTDPGATPLISPQPFLIDWLGGSTPAHNLPDQGVVLQRLAVSGPNVSNLATLGGSAGLSFHNSSTANLTATLIGPQGQRVILT
- a CDS encoding M43 family zinc metalloprotease, with product MSNSFTKLLFLLLATFGLSLTVTAQRNCGSMDVLEQQIQADPARAANLEALEKFTRSFKVQEGQKAILTIPVVVHVVYRTNTENISLSQIQSQMQVLNDDFRRLNADADGRWSQAADTEIEFCLATVDPNGNATDGIIRKSTNVNGFGTNDAVKRASSGGSNAWPAADYMNMWVCNVGGGILGYAQFPGGPAATDGVVMDYRYFGTVGTATAPFNLGRTATHEVGHYLNLRHIWGDGGCGASDFVSDTPDSDGPNYGCQPNSAGCGTTDMVQNYMDYSDDGCMNLFTAGQRNRMQAALQGSRSSLLSSGACGTPGGGGGGGGSCTDTEVTLTLITDRYASETSWTLTGPGGVVASGSGYSNSTSNTETFCLPDGCYDFTINDSYGDGICCAYGNGSYALSGGGVNESGGSFGSTETKSFCVGGGGGPTPTCNDGVQNGDETGVDCGGSCTPCNTGGGGCSDVTLTSDNFESNYGNWNDGGSDCVRSTIRPIQGARSVYLRDNTSTSVLTSDPLDLRDFEELTVDFSYYPYSMENGEDFWLQIDNGSGFQTVATWARGTDFNNNTLYQESVTVTGNFGANVRVRFRCDASGNRDYVHLDNIVLGGCANGNARRIPMRSPSTDFEPAESDDFTEDISINVYPNPARGAFTVDVNEGGLQAHLTDISGRLLLKAQLTEGTNRIEAGDLAEGIYLLVVEDGDGFREVTKVVLR
- a CDS encoding esterase family protein is translated as MAFSYVRQILGSVLSSRRQVIKRSFLMPGHALDRDVMIDVYRPAVPPWRLLSLVVFNDGQDLARMNLEDQLRQAYNDDVLSNVLIVGVHAGDRMREYGTAGRLDYQQRGDQSEQYQTFLREELIPWLEDRYNIFHNPGKRAIAGFSLGGLSAFDLAWHNPSEFGAAGIFSGSLWWRKKAFTKKFPDRDLIVHDYVRKAKKAPPVRFWFMAGTDDETSDRNNNGIIDAIDDTLQLMAALTEKGLRENTDFTYVEVPDGQHNPETWGKVIIDFLRWL
- a CDS encoding alpha/beta hydrolase-fold protein yields the protein MKETYTEFYSHHLGHNVKMLTFGDRGYPLVIFPTTLGSYFEAKDRGMIESIRWFVERGFIQVFCPDSINNESWYAKIHPRHKVLRHIQYDRFLAEEFIPQIRWNTGTGKVACCGISFGGFSASNFAFRHPEMVSHLICLSGAFSIKSFMHGYYDDDVYFNNPADFVQGANDPAIWEMNIILGTSNWDICLDNNLKFSKTLRERNIPHWLDVRGDVEHDWPLWLEMLPHYVSFIK
- a CDS encoding S-adenosyl-l-methionine hydroxide adenosyltransferase family protein, whose amino-acid sequence is MAQPNTPVITLTTDFGHEDFHLPRLKAHLITAAPSCRLVDVTHEIPPYDIVRAAFIFKRVWRQFPEGTIHLLSVNDFYKVKSRFLAILHDRHFFVGPDNGMFSLIFDETPEETYVLDGLKGITSLPAIYAKAIGHIAEEKPFYEVGLPLKKFTERLAFQPVIGPDYIRGTVSFIDRYDNVTTNITRDRFDEIGQGRPFQLLIKRMVPLVHLSEDYHDVEQGETLCRFSSDGFLEVAINSGRAASLLSIQEEDMVQVQFE
- a CDS encoding PhoH family protein — encoded protein: MSEIELSISGVDPLALLGGNNKKLNIIRDGFPDVKITQRGTNVKIKGGPKDSQKVKHHLELMMRLLQDNRELTTQTVEDIMAGENPFITKLGPGASNKTILYGLSGKPIKARTANQAKLVESAAKNDIVFAVGPAGTGKTYTAVALAVRALKTKAVKKIILTRPAVEAGESLGFLPGDLQDKIDPYLRPLYDALDDMIPADRQAKFREERIIEIAPLAYMRGRTLDNCFVIMDEAQNTTTSQLKMFLTRLGPSAKAIITGDLSQVDLPRNQQSGLRRAVKILGPIKGVGVVKLTADDVVRHRLVKSIIKAYDADDKEEGRGKYADRDGGTFERLGAPARSRDGREDR
- a CDS encoding YtxH domain-containing protein; this encodes MNNQNNDSSKGWALGFGLLAGIAVGYYLNSNEGRAARRKAQVRFDEYGNQISEYSTQVSTRASELAAEAKNKGQEYVNTAKVKGQEYVETAKTQLASGKEWATETAGTVKSTVTTQVNSLKSGATESANSVADSFKRGMDKAKNNIDGKADKIEEIVKA
- a CDS encoding GreA/GreB family elongation factor, which translates into the protein MSRGFVKESDQEELPLIPARAPLPAGVTNYVTPTGLRALRAEREELEAEKAALPTTNEDEHRRATTVIDGKLALLNQRITGARPVDLRKQPEGEVRFGATVHITFLKNSAQQQFQIVGVDEADVKNNKLAFTAPIVRALTGLYEGEVADFNLGGETRQIRVDKISYGLN